ACGTCTCGCTCAGGCAAACCTGCGCCATCACATCGCTGACGCGCAGCCGGATATCGCCGGTAAACCCGAGGCGTTTCAGCGGTTCGGCAATAATCTGATAAACGGTGTGAACCGGCGGCAGCGAACCGGCCGGATCCTGCGGAATATACTGCACACGCTGCCGGTATTCACGCAGAGAACGCGCAGAACCGGGACGGATCCTGACTCCGGCGCAATACACGTCGCCGCTGTCGGGCGCTTCGAGTGCCAGCAGGATCCTCAGCAGGGAGGATTTTCCGCAGCCTGACGCGCCGACCAGCCCGAGGGTTTCATGGCGGCCGATACGCAGCGACAGATGCTCAAAAAGGGCAGTGCGCTGCGTGCGCCAGAAAGAACCCGGCAGGGCGAGATGGCGGCTGATATTTTGCAGATGCAGAAACGGCCCGGAGACCCGAGGCAGTGAAGGTTCCATCAGATGGCAACCCCGTACAGTGACGCGGCATTCTGATGCAGCGCGGCGGCCTGTCTTGCGGCGTGAACCAGTTTTTGGGAATAAGGATGTTGCGGATGACTGAGCAACTGCGCCATACCGGCAGATTCCACCAGCACGCCATTTTCCATCACCAGTGCGCGCTCACATAACTGTGCGGCGACGGCAATATCATGGGTGATAAACAGCAGCGCACGGGGCGATTGCGGGCTGGCGCAGGCGTTACGCATGACCTGTAAAACCTGTTGCTGGGTCAGCACGTCGAGCGCGGTAGTCGGCTCATCGGCCACCAGCAGCGAAGACGCGGATTGCATCGCCAGCGCCAGACACAAACGCTGGCGCTGACCGCCGGAAAGTTCCGCCGGATAACGGGCGTAAAATTGCGTTATATCGCCCAGCCCTACGGCATCCAGCATCGTGCGGAGTTCGTCTTCGCGGGCGGCGGGCAGGGCGAGACGCAACTGTTTACCGAGTGTCATCAGCGGGTTCAGCGCGGTGGAGGAGTCCTGAAAAACCGTGGCGACGCGGCTGGCGGCGCAGCGCGAAACCGGATGTCTGCCACACACCCCGACGCCATTTACCCGAATGCTGCCACTGAGTGTGGCACCCGCAGGCAATGTGCCGGTGATGGCTTTGGCTGTCAGCGATTTACCGGAACCGGAGGCACCAAGCAGACATACGCGCTCGCCTGCGCCGACGCTGAAACTCAGTCCGCTGAGGCGTGTTTCACCTGCGAGCCGAACTGTCAGTCCTTGTACCGCAAGAACCGGTTCAGTGTTTTGCGTCCTGTTGTGTGTCATTCCCTAAACCTGTTCATCGTTGTGACTGTTTTGATATGTGATAACATAACAAAATGTGTCAATTTAATGCAAAAGGTTTTGTAATTTTCTCTGTGCCCTTCACCGGCGCAACGGTGCGCAATGCCCTTTCAGGCAGCGAAATGATGAGTTCACCGCTGCTGAAGCCGGAACATGATGAAGCAAAGCTGGCAGGAACAATCAGATGACGCGAGATGAATTAACATCTCTCATCATCCTCATGTGACGACATTGAATATCTATTTGATCTGCGAGAACGGCGGAGAGCGCCAATGCAATTTGGGGCTTAAAAAGCATTGCGTCTGTTCTATGGGTTGTTCATTCATGAGATCACTTATCATGCTGAAGCAGTGCATGGCCAGTTCCCGGCAGTCCTGGGCGACCGTGTCAATTTTCACGGACAGGGAGTCGTAAAGATAGTGATCGTCAAAACTGCACAGATGGATATCACTCTCAAGCAACTGATGCTGGCTCATATATCGCAGAACCCCTTCCATCAATCCACATGAAGCAACGAAGAGGGCTTTGGGCGGGCGTCCAAGGCGGGCACAAAGTTGGGCAAACATTTCGTACCCCGAGCTTGGGTGGTAATTACCGTAGAGGATCCAGTCGGGATCCAGACTGACGCCCGCACGCTGCAGACCAAGCTGATAACCTGCGAGGCGGTCGCGGGTCGGGGAAATACGCGGCTGACCGCCGAGAAAATAAAACTCATCCCGCTGGGTTTTTGCTATCCGGGAGACCAGTTCCGCTGAAGATTCAATGGCTTCACAGACGACAATAGGGAGCTGTGTGTCCTGTATGTGACGGTCAAACAAAACGACAGGGACTTGCTGGCTGATTTTTACGTATTCCGCATCGCTGAGCATGCTGGACGCCACGATAAGCCCGTCGACCTGACGCTGGATAAGATTATTGACCACCATGGTTTCCTGACTGGTATTTTCATCCGTACAGGCAATCAGCAACTGCATGCCGTTCTCGCGACACAGCGTTTCAAGTTCGTTAGAGCAGGCGGCAAAGCCATAGTTAGTCATTTCAGGCACCACCAGTCCAAGCGTGAAACTGCGGGTGACATTGAGCGAACGGGCGTGAATGCTCGGCTGATAATGATGTTCTGCCGCCACGGCGAGCACACGATCCCGGGTGAGATCGGAAATACGAAACTTCTTGCTGTGTCCGTTGAGTACCTGGCTGGCAGTCGATTTCGACACGCCAGCCAGTTCGGCTATGCCACTGATAGTGATGCGTTTGGTCTTTTTCACTGCGCCATATTCTGTTATCCGGAAAGACATTTATTCTATCACGCATTCCGCCAACGACCAGTGGCGCAGCGTAATCTGATGAGAACCCCGCAAGTTCAATTGTGCCGGTAAAACAGGGAAATAGCGTGAGGACATCACCGCTTCCCCGTCATTAATGAAAATCTCAAGGCTTGAGGCGTCGGATAACACCGTCAGCTTGCGCAACCGGCCCCGCCAGACACGATGTTCAGGCAAGCCCGTGCGCCGGTTTTTTCGCGTCAAACGCAGACATTCCCCGTCCCGGCTGAGCGTCATATCGCCACCAAAATCGGCGCAGAAGGCGTGTTCAGTGACAATCTCTGTCTCGGCTTTGGTGATGTCCGGAGAAGGCGCGTTATCCGCAACCCCTTGCCATTCCTGCACGTTACGACGCAGTTGTTGCAGTTCACGCGCCGGTTGCTGAATGATTTTACCCGCCACCAGCGTCAGTTCCCGCGGGCAGGTCAGGGTATGCAACCAGCCATTTTGTATTGTCGGCTGATAAAACTCATCGCCGTCCGGGATCCCCATCCATCCGATCAGCAGGCGTCGCCCGTCATCAGTCAGTGTCGTTTGCGGCGCATAAAATTCGAATCCCAGATCCAGTTCAGCGAAATCGCCGTGGGCAAAGGTTGCCTTGTCGTAATCGAGTTGCCCGACAAAATAACCCGCCTGGAAGGTATTCAGATAACGGTCAGATCCCGCTGCCAAACCTTGCGGACAG
This genomic interval from Rahnella aquatilis CIP 78.65 = ATCC 33071 contains the following:
- a CDS encoding ABC transporter ATP-binding protein — translated: MTHNRTQNTEPVLAVQGLTVRLAGETRLSGLSFSVGAGERVCLLGASGSGKSLTAKAITGTLPAGATLSGSIRVNGVGVCGRHPVSRCAASRVATVFQDSSTALNPLMTLGKQLRLALPAAREDELRTMLDAVGLGDITQFYARYPAELSGGQRQRLCLALAMQSASSLLVADEPTTALDVLTQQQVLQVMRNACASPQSPRALLFITHDIAVAAQLCERALVMENGVLVESAGMAQLLSHPQHPYSQKLVHAARQAAALHQNAASLYGVAI
- a CDS encoding sucrose-6-phosphate hydrolase is translated as MTETRLLKKALRSVVAGQVRAAADPYRPGWHLAPPVGLLNDPNGFIQHNGRFHLFYQWNPLACAHGAKFWGHWSSADLLHWQHEPVALVPSEEFETHGCYSGSAVTDNGQLTLIYTGNVKYPDGSRTAFQCLARENAEGQFDKAGPVFNLPQGYTGHVRDPKVWWHDKHWYMVLGAQDLSLKGKVLLLRSDNLLAWDLLGEIAGSGLYGLGEFGYMWECPDLFPLAGHDVLICCPQGLAAGSDRYLNTFQAGYFVGQLDYDKATFAHGDFAELDLGFEFYAPQTTLTDDGRRLLIGWMGIPDGDEFYQPTIQNGWLHTLTCPRELTLVAGKIIQQPARELQQLRRNVQEWQGVADNAPSPDITKAETEIVTEHAFCADFGGDMTLSRDGECLRLTRKNRRTGLPEHRVWRGRLRKLTVLSDASSLEIFINDGEAVMSSRYFPVLPAQLNLRGSHQITLRHWSLAECVIE
- a CDS encoding ABC transporter ATP-binding protein, with translation MEPSLPRVSGPFLHLQNISRHLALPGSFWRTQRTALFEHLSLRIGRHETLGLVGASGCGKSSLLRILLALEAPDSGDVYCAGVRIRPGSARSLREYRQRVQYIPQDPAGSLPPVHTVYQIIAEPLKRLGFTGDIRLRVSDVMAQVCLSETLLWRVAGELSGGQAQRLAIARALAIGPQFLVADEPVSGLDLPLRGQIKHLLQQVTQQNGMGLLMVTHDMSMVAGLCGRLLVMHGGEIVEDRATQDVLRAPDHTHTRQLLQAIPHLPLTVDG
- a CDS encoding LacI family DNA-binding transcriptional regulator translates to MKKTKRITISGIAELAGVSKSTASQVLNGHSKKFRISDLTRDRVLAVAAEHHYQPSIHARSLNVTRSFTLGLVVPEMTNYGFAACSNELETLCRENGMQLLIACTDENTSQETMVVNNLIQRQVDGLIVASSMLSDAEYVKISQQVPVVLFDRHIQDTQLPIVVCEAIESSAELVSRIAKTQRDEFYFLGGQPRISPTRDRLAGYQLGLQRAGVSLDPDWILYGNYHPSSGYEMFAQLCARLGRPPKALFVASCGLMEGVLRYMSQHQLLESDIHLCSFDDHYLYDSLSVKIDTVAQDCRELAMHCFSMISDLMNEQPIEQTQCFLSPKLHWRSPPFSQIK